A genomic segment from Burkholderia plantarii encodes:
- the rhaM gene encoding L-rhamnose mutarotase, with protein MTETIAFRMRLNPGRRDDYERRHREIWPELVATLRAAGIRDYRIFLDEATHHLFAVLEREPDHRMAQLASDAVMRKWWDHMADLMPTGADGAPEQVPLAPMFHLP; from the coding sequence ATGACGGAGACGATCGCTTTCCGGATGCGGCTCAATCCGGGCCGGCGCGACGACTACGAGCGCCGCCATCGCGAGATCTGGCCGGAGCTCGTCGCGACGCTGCGCGCGGCCGGCATCCGCGATTACCGGATCTTCCTCGACGAGGCCACCCATCATCTGTTCGCGGTGCTCGAGCGCGAGCCGGACCACCGCATGGCGCAGCTCGCCAGCGACGCGGTGATGCGCAAATGGTGGGATCACATGGCGGACCTGATGCCGACCGGCGCCGACGGCGCGCCCGAGCAGGTGCCGCTCGCGCCGATGTTCCACCTGCCCTGA
- a CDS encoding ABC transporter permease: MNPADDTRKPRAGAAALAVIAKSRETTLAVVLLLLIGGTALARPQFLNLQNLRDVLLNVSIVSLLTAGMTIVMLMRHIDLSIGSVVGLGAYGVGSLYVAFPQLPVPLALAAGLAIGLGAGCVNGLLVAWGRVPSLVATLAMLYILRGADYAWVHGGQITASSLPDAYSRLATGSLAGVPVLVLITALLLAGLSVYLRRYRAGREHYAIGSNPEAARLAGIRVDRRVLAGFLISGALAGLAGALWLARFGTADASTGKGIELQVVAAAVVGSVAINGGVGTILGATLGALVLGVISIALAVLHVSPFWEQAIQGALIVAAVAADTLLARSIAKRMMRKRDHG, translated from the coding sequence ATGAATCCTGCCGACGACACCCGCAAGCCGCGCGCGGGCGCGGCCGCGCTCGCCGTGATCGCGAAGAGCCGCGAGACGACGCTCGCCGTGGTGCTGCTGCTGCTGATCGGCGGCACCGCGCTCGCGCGCCCGCAGTTCCTGAACCTGCAGAACCTGCGCGACGTGCTGCTGAACGTGTCGATCGTGAGCCTGCTCACGGCCGGCATGACGATCGTGATGCTGATGCGCCACATCGACCTGTCGATCGGCTCGGTGGTGGGGCTCGGCGCCTACGGCGTGGGCAGCCTCTACGTGGCGTTCCCGCAGCTGCCGGTGCCGCTCGCGCTGGCCGCCGGGCTCGCGATCGGGCTCGGCGCCGGCTGCGTGAACGGGCTGCTGGTGGCCTGGGGGCGCGTGCCCTCGCTGGTCGCCACGCTGGCGATGCTCTACATCCTGCGCGGCGCCGACTACGCCTGGGTCCACGGCGGCCAGATCACCGCCTCCAGCCTGCCCGACGCCTATTCGCGGCTCGCCACCGGCTCGCTGGCCGGCGTGCCGGTGCTGGTGCTGATCACGGCGCTGCTGCTGGCCGGCCTGTCGGTCTACCTGAGGCGCTACCGGGCCGGCCGCGAGCACTACGCGATCGGCTCGAACCCGGAGGCCGCGCGGCTCGCCGGGATTCGCGTCGACCGCCGCGTGCTGGCCGGCTTCCTGATCTCCGGCGCGCTCGCGGGGCTGGCCGGCGCGCTGTGGCTGGCGCGCTTCGGCACCGCCGACGCGAGCACCGGCAAGGGCATCGAGCTGCAGGTGGTGGCCGCGGCCGTGGTGGGCAGCGTCGCCATCAACGGCGGCGTGGGCACCATCCTCGGCGCCACGCTCGGCGCGCTGGTGCTCGGCGTGATCAGCATCGCGCTGGCGGTGCTGCACGTCTCGCCGTTCTGGGAACAGGCGATCCAGGGCGCGCTGATCGTCGCCGCGGTGGCGGCCGACACGCTGCTGGCCCGCTCGATCGCCAAACGCATGATGAGGAAACGCGACCATGGCTGA
- a CDS encoding ABC transporter permease, translated as MADAKSTPARRAFAPGWEGLLVLILIASLALGRLLSPVFLDAANLANLLLDIGEISLMALTMTLIIVTGEIDLSVASILGASSALMGVLWHLGLPMPLVIALVLAAGTLAGLFNGWVIVRLQLPSLAVTIGTLALFRGLAYVLLGDQAIADFPPGYTAFGMDTVAGSFLPQPFVIVIVAAVLCTVLLQASAFGRALYAIGSNPAAATFSGIAVARIKLRLFVMSGFMSALAGVVYTLRFTSARGDNGEGFELAVIAAVLFGGVSIFGGRGSLYGVLLSLLIVGVLKNALTLVDVSSEALTIVTGVLLLSSVLIPNLASRWHARRLRHRAMAR; from the coding sequence ATGGCTGACGCGAAATCGACCCCGGCGCGGCGCGCCTTCGCCCCGGGCTGGGAAGGGCTGCTGGTGCTGATCCTGATCGCCTCGCTCGCGCTCGGGCGGCTGCTCTCGCCGGTGTTCCTCGACGCGGCGAATCTCGCCAACCTGCTGCTCGACATCGGCGAGATCTCGCTGATGGCGCTGACCATGACGCTGATCATCGTGACGGGCGAGATCGACCTGTCGGTGGCGTCGATCCTCGGCGCGTCGAGCGCGCTGATGGGCGTGCTCTGGCACCTCGGCCTGCCGATGCCGCTCGTGATCGCGCTGGTGCTGGCGGCCGGCACGCTCGCGGGGCTGTTCAACGGCTGGGTGATCGTGCGGCTGCAGCTGCCGTCGCTGGCCGTGACGATCGGCACGCTCGCGCTGTTTCGCGGCCTCGCCTACGTGCTGCTCGGCGACCAGGCGATCGCCGATTTCCCGCCCGGCTACACGGCGTTCGGGATGGACACCGTGGCGGGCAGCTTCCTGCCGCAGCCGTTCGTGATCGTGATCGTGGCGGCCGTGCTCTGCACCGTGCTGCTGCAGGCCAGCGCGTTCGGCCGCGCGCTCTACGCGATCGGCTCGAACCCGGCCGCCGCCACGTTCTCGGGCATCGCCGTGGCGCGCATCAAGCTGCGCCTGTTCGTGATGTCGGGCTTCATGAGCGCGCTGGCCGGGGTGGTCTACACGCTGCGCTTCACCAGCGCGCGCGGCGACAACGGCGAGGGCTTCGAGCTGGCCGTGATCGCGGCCGTGCTGTTCGGCGGCGTGAGTATCTTCGGCGGGCGCGGCTCGCTGTACGGCGTGCTGCTGTCGCTCTTGATCGTCGGCGTGCTGAAGAACGCGCTGACGCTGGTGGACGTGTCGAGCGAGGCGCTCACGATCGTCACGGGCGTGCTGCTGCTGTCGTCGGTGCTGATCCCGAACCTCGCCTCGCGGTGGCACGCGCGCCGGCTGCGGCACCGCGCGATGGCACGCTGA
- a CDS encoding sugar ABC transporter ATP-binding protein, with product MAIPEQAAAEAAAPRLELRGASKSFGAVRALVGGELVLRAGEVHALLGENGAGKSTLVKILAGVHAPDTGVLRVDGRERRFATPSDARAAGIAVIYQEPTLFFDLSIAENIYMGRQPLDRLGRIDYDAMFASVAALLGSLGVKLNPRRPVRGLSIADQQVIEIAKALSLEANVLVMDEPTAALSRPEVERLFAIVRTLAGRGAAVLFITHRLEEVFALTRHVTIMRDGAKVFDAPTATLDTAAIVATMVGRDLETFYPKAEVERGAVRLAVRGLSRTGVFKDVGFEVHAGEIVALAGLVGAGRSEVARAIFGIDPLDAGEIVVSGRRLAPGRPGDAVRAGLAMVPEDRREQGLALELSIARNASMTVLGRLARFGLVSAARELALAGEWGARLRLKAGDLRAPAGTLSGGNQQKVVLGKWLATGPDVLIIDEPTRGIDVGAKAEVYGVLADLVGQGMAVLMISSELPEVLGMADRVLVMHEGRIRADIARAEATEERIMHAALGGHDVSMERAA from the coding sequence TTGGCGATACCTGAACAGGCGGCTGCGGAGGCGGCCGCGCCGCGCCTCGAACTGCGCGGCGCGAGCAAGTCGTTCGGCGCGGTGCGCGCGCTGGTCGGCGGCGAACTCGTGCTGCGCGCGGGCGAGGTCCACGCGCTGCTCGGCGAGAACGGCGCCGGCAAGTCGACGCTCGTGAAGATCCTGGCCGGCGTCCACGCGCCCGATACCGGCGTGCTGCGCGTGGACGGCCGCGAGCGCCGCTTCGCCACGCCGTCCGACGCGCGCGCGGCCGGCATCGCGGTGATCTACCAGGAGCCGACGCTGTTCTTCGACCTGTCGATCGCCGAGAACATCTACATGGGCCGCCAGCCGCTCGACCGGCTCGGCCGCATCGACTACGACGCGATGTTCGCGAGCGTCGCCGCGCTGCTCGGCTCGCTCGGCGTGAAGCTGAACCCGCGCCGGCCGGTACGCGGGCTCTCGATCGCCGACCAGCAGGTGATCGAGATCGCCAAGGCGCTGTCGCTGGAGGCCAACGTGCTGGTCATGGACGAGCCCACCGCCGCGCTGTCGCGGCCCGAGGTGGAGCGGCTGTTCGCGATCGTGCGCACGCTGGCCGGACGCGGCGCGGCGGTGCTGTTCATCACGCACCGGCTCGAGGAAGTGTTCGCGCTGACGCGCCACGTCACGATCATGCGCGACGGCGCGAAGGTGTTCGACGCGCCCACCGCCACGCTCGACACCGCCGCGATCGTCGCCACCATGGTGGGCCGCGATCTCGAGACGTTCTACCCGAAGGCCGAGGTCGAGCGCGGCGCGGTGCGGCTCGCGGTGCGCGGCCTCTCGCGCACCGGCGTGTTCAAGGACGTCGGCTTCGAGGTCCACGCGGGCGAGATCGTCGCGCTGGCCGGGCTGGTGGGCGCCGGGCGCAGCGAGGTGGCGCGCGCGATCTTCGGCATCGATCCGCTCGACGCGGGCGAGATCGTGGTGTCGGGCAGGCGGCTCGCGCCGGGCCGCCCGGGCGACGCGGTGCGCGCCGGGCTCGCGATGGTGCCCGAGGACCGCCGCGAGCAGGGCCTCGCGCTCGAACTGAGCATCGCGCGCAACGCCTCGATGACGGTGCTGGGGCGCCTGGCGCGCTTCGGGCTCGTGTCGGCCGCGCGCGAGCTGGCGCTGGCCGGCGAATGGGGCGCGCGGCTGCGGCTCAAGGCGGGCGACCTGCGCGCGCCGGCGGGCACGCTGTCGGGCGGCAACCAGCAGAAGGTGGTGCTCGGCAAGTGGCTCGCCACCGGCCCCGACGTGCTGATCATCGACGAGCCCACGCGCGGCATCGACGTGGGCGCCAAGGCCGAGGTGTACGGCGTGCTCGCCGACCTCGTCGGGCAGGGCATGGCGGTGCTGATGATCTCGAGCGAGCTGCCCGAGGTGCTCGGCATGGCCGATCGCGTGCTGGTGATGCACGAAGGGCGGATCCGCGCCGACATCGCGCGCGCCGAGGCCACCGAGGAACGCATCATGCACGCCGCGCTCGGCGGCCACGACGTCTCGATGGAGCGTGCCGCATGA
- a CDS encoding amidohydrolase family protein, giving the protein MRVVDPHIHFWRPGTGDYPWLAKPGTSFVGDARELAHDYLPADLRRDAGDIEIAKVVHVEANFDPARPVDETRWLQSLAQSAPGWPHAIVAAADLSAPDVEATLAVHAGFANVRGIRQILNVHADPLYDYVGRHYLRDPAWLRQFPLLARYGLSFDLQLYPSQMPEAARLARAHPEVAIVLNHAGMFVDRDAPAGYRAWREGLRELAACPNVAVKISGLAMFDHAWTVESLRPYVLETIDAFGVARSMFASNFPVDRLFGGYGELWRAYARIVGGASEDERRQLFAGNAERFYRI; this is encoded by the coding sequence ATGCGAGTGGTCGATCCGCACATCCATTTCTGGCGCCCCGGCACCGGTGATTACCCGTGGCTCGCGAAGCCCGGCACCTCGTTCGTCGGCGACGCGCGCGAGCTCGCGCACGATTACCTGCCGGCCGACCTGCGGCGCGACGCCGGCGACATCGAGATCGCGAAGGTGGTCCACGTCGAGGCCAATTTCGATCCGGCGCGGCCGGTGGACGAGACGCGCTGGCTGCAGTCGCTGGCGCAGTCGGCGCCGGGCTGGCCGCATGCGATCGTCGCGGCGGCCGACCTGTCGGCGCCCGACGTGGAGGCGACGCTCGCCGTGCATGCCGGCTTCGCGAACGTGCGCGGCATCCGCCAGATCCTCAACGTCCACGCCGATCCGCTTTACGACTACGTGGGCCGCCACTATCTGCGCGATCCCGCCTGGCTGCGGCAGTTCCCGCTGCTCGCGCGCTACGGGCTGTCGTTCGACCTGCAGCTGTATCCGTCGCAGATGCCCGAGGCGGCGCGGCTCGCGCGCGCGCATCCCGAGGTCGCGATCGTGCTGAACCATGCCGGCATGTTCGTCGACCGCGACGCGCCGGCCGGCTACCGCGCCTGGCGCGAGGGCCTGCGCGAGCTGGCCGCGTGCCCGAACGTGGCCGTCAAGATCAGCGGCCTCGCGATGTTCGACCATGCGTGGACCGTCGAGAGCCTGCGGCCCTACGTACTCGAGACGATCGACGCGTTCGGCGTGGCGCGCTCGATGTTCGCGTCGAACTTCCCGGTGGACCGGCTGTTCGGCGGCTACGGCGAACTGTGGCGCGCCTATGCGCGCATCGTCGGCGGCGCGAGCGAGGACGAGCGCCGGCAGCTGTTCGCCGGCAACGCGGAACGGTTCTACCGGATCTAG
- a CDS encoding LysR family transcriptional regulator, which produces MTLPTTASSLVNRLKLKHLALLVALDDCRNVHQAASEINVAQPSASRMLGDIEDAFGFRLFERNAKGMAPTALGQSVLAYARRALSDLTRFAEDLDVKRRGGHGHLTVGAIMGAAPDVLALAVASLKTVRPLLSVRILGETSDQIVQLLYRREVDLALGRLTNALQHNDFSFEPIAAETLVLVARAQHPLAARERVTLDELAPWPWVAQPVSSPARVLLESEFARARLATPANLTECGSIFATLQLVETFDAIAMLPESVVRDHVKAKLLVALPIEIGKRLPGYGILTRRDEPLSEAAEYFIGLLRRFSDPAVDAAFDGPAGPDPAATLIAG; this is translated from the coding sequence ATGACCCTGCCCACCACGGCGTCGTCGCTCGTCAACCGGTTGAAACTCAAGCACCTCGCGCTGCTCGTCGCGCTCGACGACTGCCGCAACGTGCATCAGGCCGCGAGCGAGATCAACGTCGCGCAGCCGAGCGCGAGCCGCATGCTTGGCGACATCGAGGATGCGTTCGGCTTCCGCCTGTTCGAAAGGAATGCGAAGGGTATGGCGCCCACCGCGCTCGGCCAGTCGGTGCTCGCCTACGCACGGCGCGCGCTGTCCGACCTCACGCGCTTCGCCGAGGATCTCGACGTGAAGCGGCGCGGCGGCCACGGGCACCTGACGGTCGGCGCGATCATGGGCGCCGCGCCCGACGTGCTGGCGCTGGCGGTGGCCTCGCTGAAGACGGTGCGCCCGCTGCTGTCGGTGCGCATCCTCGGCGAGACCAGCGACCAGATCGTGCAATTGCTGTACCGCCGCGAGGTCGATCTCGCGCTCGGGCGCCTCACCAACGCCCTGCAGCACAACGATTTCAGCTTCGAGCCGATCGCGGCCGAAACGCTCGTGCTGGTGGCGCGCGCGCAGCATCCGCTGGCCGCGCGCGAGCGCGTCACGCTCGACGAGCTCGCGCCATGGCCGTGGGTCGCGCAGCCGGTGTCGAGCCCGGCGCGCGTGCTGCTGGAGAGCGAATTCGCGCGCGCGCGGCTCGCCACGCCGGCCAACCTGACCGAATGCGGCTCGATCTTCGCCACGCTGCAGCTGGTCGAGACCTTCGACGCGATCGCGATGCTGCCCGAATCGGTGGTGCGCGATCACGTGAAGGCGAAGCTGCTGGTGGCGCTGCCGATCGAGATCGGCAAGCGGCTGCCCGGCTACGGCATCCTCACGCGCCGCGACGAGCCGCTCTCGGAGGCCGCCGAATATTTCATCGGCTTGCTGCGGCGCTTCTCCGATCCGGCCGTGGACGCCGCATTCGATGGTCCCGCCGGCCCCGACCCCGCCGCCACGCTCATTGCAGGTTGA